The Moorena producens PAL-8-15-08-1 genomic interval TCGATGGAACCTCCGACATGGCGTACCGATCCCAGCCCAAACGCTGGCTCAGTTCAGCTTTGCGGAAATCACCATCTACAACCAGTACCCGGAAACCCAAGGTAATCAATGCACTGGCTAGTCCAAGGGTGACAGTTGTCTTACCCTCACCTGAGGTTGCACTACTAATCATCAGACGGCGGTTCTTTAAAGGCTTCATACTTACGGCAGAAGCGAGCCGTTGAAATTCGATGGCTGTGCCGAAACTAGGATCAACATCTAGCACTAGATGTTTGAAAGGCGGGATACTCCTGAGAACAGGGATACTTATCGCTTGCAGGTCTTGCAGGCTGAGCAACGGATTGCGGCTTTCTAAAAACAGCACAATGGCAGCACTCCCGAAGACTGAGGCAAGAATTGTACCCAGCGCGATCGGACGGCGACCAGGACCAGAGGGCTTAGAATCTGCTCTAGGTTCCTCGAAGACTTGTACGCTGGGATAGCTGCTAAATGCATTGAGTTTGCTCTGCTGCACTTGCGCCACCAGACCGTTGTAGACCCCTTCAGCAATGTCATACTGTTGCTGGAGTTGCACGAGTCGAGCCTGTGCGGCGGGAAGGGTTTTGAGAATACTGCCAAGCTGATCGATTTGTGTTTGAATTTGCTTGCCTTGACTGTAATAGGCTTGAGTCTGGCTTTCGGCTAAAATTAGTTCTCTAATCAGAGCCGCAGATTCTTGACCGATAGTTGCGTTTACCCCTGGCTGAGCAGCTCTTGCTTGGAAAATATACCCTTCGATTTGATTTTGCAATTCCTCCCGCTGCTCAAGGAGCGCTTGCACCTGGGGATTTTCATTGGTGAATTTGGCTTGAGTTTCCGTTAAGAGGGCTTCAACTTCAGACAACTCCTGCCGGAAAAACTGGTAGTCCTGATTTTCTCCTAGACTCAGAGACCGGATTGCTTGCTGTGGATTTAGCTCAAGTCGGGCAGATAGCGTCTCCACCTGAGCTTTACTCGCTTGAGCTTGGGCTAATACCTGTGCTTGTTCAGTCGTTAGGGTATTGATGGCTGTAACCATTTCTCTAGTTTGGTCTTCCGCACTGACTAAGTTGGAAGAGGCTTTAAATGCCACTAGTGCTGCTTGAGTCTGACGCAAGTTTTCTGCGGCTTGCTCAAGTTCCTTTCTCATAAACTGCGATCGCTGGACAGCATCATCCAGGCGTAATTCATTCAGACGCTGCTGAAATGCCTCAATTAAAGCAGCTGTTCGTTGGCGTGCTAACTCTGGAGTAGACCCCTCAGCACTCAGGGAAATGATCGTAGATTCACCCTCAGGAGATACATCGAATAAGGATTTGTACCCACTCAGGCGAGGATAAAGACTTTTTTCTGGATCGAACTCCCAAACCTGACTGATTGTGTCATTGCTCGTCATAATTGAGCTGAGATTATTTAGGGGATTTACCTGTTGTGAAAAGGAAACACCTCTATCCCTGAAATCACCCAATGTGCCGAGATTTGCATTAAGATCGCTGCTGGATTTAGGTATAATTAGCTTAGCTCTGGCTGCCCAAACTTCAGTAACTTTTGAAGCGTTGTAAAGGGCAATTGCTGACAAGACAATATTCAAGCCAATTACTGGTTTCCAGTGCCTTATAGCAATTGCAATTAATCGATTCATAAGACTAAAAAATCCAGATAATTTTCTTCTGGTTTAGCAGAAGTTATAACCACTTAACAACCCCCGAATATATAGATAACTTTTAACTTACAATCAAGGTTGATCGTTTGGAATAAATACTTGATAAATGATCTGCTAATTTAGGTTCTTCGAATAGTTGACTATGAAAAGGAAGCGGTGGTTCCAAGATAACTTGCTCCAATTCTTTTAAAGTCAAGCAGTGAACCACACCAAATTGTTCAACACTTCGAGCAAATGATAGCTGATGATCGTCAATATGTTCGCTGTATTTTGCTAATCGTGGTAGAATAACAAAGCAAGCCCCTCGATTGGCTAATGCAGTGGTAGACCCCTGACCTGCATGTGAAATAACCAATCTTGAATCATCTACGATTTTCATCAACTCTTTGGATTCGAGGAGTGGTTTTGCAGTAACCAAAGAATGCTCGAATACCGGAGAAATATCACTCACACCGTACTGAACGAAAACAGACTCAGAGATTATTTTTGTGTCCAAAAGAAACCGCA includes:
- a CDS encoding GumC family protein; the encoded protein is MNRLIAIAIRHWKPVIGLNIVLSAIALYNASKVTEVWAARAKLIIPKSSSDLNANLGTLGDFRDRGVSFSQQVNPLNNLSSIMTSNDTISQVWEFDPEKSLYPRLSGYKSLFDVSPEGESTIISLSAEGSTPELARQRTAALIEAFQQRLNELRLDDAVQRSQFMRKELEQAAENLRQTQAALVAFKASSNLVSAEDQTREMVTAINTLTTEQAQVLAQAQASKAQVETLSARLELNPQQAIRSLSLGENQDYQFFRQELSEVEALLTETQAKFTNENPQVQALLEQREELQNQIEGYIFQARAAQPGVNATIGQESAALIRELILAESQTQAYYSQGKQIQTQIDQLGSILKTLPAAQARLVQLQQQYDIAEGVYNGLVAQVQQSKLNAFSSYPSVQVFEEPRADSKPSGPGRRPIALGTILASVFGSAAIVLFLESRNPLLSLQDLQAISIPVLRSIPPFKHLVLDVDPSFGTAIEFQRLASAVSMKPLKNRRLMISSATSGEGKTTVTLGLASALITLGFRVLVVDGDFRKAELSQRLGWDRYAMSEVPSTPVQIRPGLDLLSLRPDEDKIAEFVARGSFEECLSAAQGSGHYDYILIDSAPVSLTSEAALMASVVPNVLLVVWLGKSNRNPFRDTLEQLMRHRAQILGLVVNGVDTQPEGYLYGHKIAEVSS
- a CDS encoding glycosyltransferase, which encodes MITVTLGTIPYPFNRAIQWLRFLLDTKIISESVFVQYGVSDISPVFEHSLVTAKPLLESKELMKIVDDSRLVISHAGQGSTTALANRGACFVILPRLAKYSEHIDDHQLSFARSVEQFGVVHCLTLKELEQVILEPPLPFHSQLFEEPKLADHLSSIYSKRSTLIVS